A genomic window from Nocardioides rotundus includes:
- the mftB gene encoding mycofactocin biosynthesis chaperone MftB (MftB, a small protein, is a peptide chaperone that assists the radical SAM enzyme MftC in performing two modifications to the C-terminal Val-Tyr dipeptide of the mycofactocin precursor peptide, MftA. MftB's role is analogous to the role of PqqD in the biosynthesis of PQQ, a cofactor that derives entirely from a Tyr and a Glu in the precursor PqqA.) encodes MSTTDRTVRPDLPFAERAWALSPSVALRPEPFGALAYDFVTRQLSFLKTPLLVDAVRRLADAPDAATAVREVGVDGPARTAYLTALEGLARTGIIVERAA; translated from the coding sequence ATGTCCACCACCGACCGGACCGTCCGCCCCGACCTCCCGTTCGCCGAGCGCGCCTGGGCCCTCAGCCCGTCCGTCGCGCTGCGGCCGGAGCCGTTCGGGGCGCTCGCCTACGACTTCGTCACCCGGCAGCTGAGCTTCCTCAAGACCCCGCTGCTGGTCGACGCCGTACGCCGGCTCGCCGACGCCCCCGACGCCGCCACCGCGGTGCGCGAGGTCGGGGTGGACGGGCCGGCCAGGACCGCCTATCTCACCGCCCTGGAAGGGCTCGCCCGAACGGGCATCATCGTGGAGCGTGCCGCATGA
- the mftC gene encoding mycofactocin radical SAM maturase (MftC is a radical SAM/SPASM enzyme that catalyzes the first two steps in biosynthesis of the electron carrier mycofactocin from the terminal Val-Tyr dipeptide of the precursor peptide MftA.), whose product MTLAPDRPRTNTEQARPEGGRLVDQFEFGLDAPICLTWELTYACNLACVHCLSSSGRRDPDELTTEECKQLIDTFERMQVFYVNIGGGEPTVRPDFWELLQYSVDHHVGVKFSTNGFRITPERARQLAETPYVDVQVSLDGATADVNDAVRGQGTYDAALRAMSNLADAGMEDFKLSVVCTRHNIGQLDRFKEIADTHGAQLRLTRLRPSGRGADVWSELHPLPEQQREIYDWLVANGEGVLTGDSFFHLSAFGEALPGLNLCGAGRVVCLVDPVGDVYACPFAIHDRFRAGNVRGDGGFEQVWRHSELFTGLRSPQTGGACTQCLAYDACRGGCMAAKFFTGLPLDGPDPECVKGNATGALAEVSERPGPSVDHSHTGTVRNAPVPLGMPTVRPASPCDESPLTAPRTLG is encoded by the coding sequence ATGACCCTGGCCCCCGACCGACCCCGCACCAACACCGAGCAGGCCCGCCCCGAGGGCGGCCGCCTGGTCGACCAGTTCGAGTTCGGCCTGGACGCGCCGATCTGCCTGACCTGGGAGCTGACCTACGCCTGCAACCTCGCCTGCGTCCACTGCCTCTCCTCCAGCGGCCGTCGCGACCCCGACGAGCTGACGACCGAGGAGTGCAAGCAGCTGATCGACACCTTCGAGCGGATGCAGGTCTTCTACGTCAACATCGGCGGCGGCGAGCCGACCGTGCGCCCGGACTTCTGGGAGCTGCTGCAGTACTCCGTGGACCACCACGTGGGCGTGAAGTTCTCCACCAACGGCTTCCGGATCACGCCCGAGCGTGCCCGGCAGCTCGCGGAGACGCCGTACGTCGACGTCCAGGTCTCCCTCGACGGCGCGACCGCCGACGTCAACGACGCGGTCCGCGGGCAGGGCACCTACGACGCCGCCCTGCGCGCGATGTCCAACCTGGCCGACGCGGGGATGGAGGACTTCAAGCTGTCGGTGGTCTGCACCCGGCACAACATCGGCCAGCTCGACCGCTTCAAGGAGATCGCCGACACCCATGGCGCCCAGCTGCGGCTGACCCGGCTGCGCCCCTCGGGTCGCGGCGCGGACGTCTGGTCCGAGCTGCACCCGCTGCCCGAGCAGCAGCGGGAGATCTACGACTGGCTGGTCGCCAACGGCGAGGGCGTGCTCACCGGGGACTCGTTCTTCCACCTGTCCGCCTTCGGCGAGGCGCTGCCCGGGCTGAACCTGTGCGGCGCCGGGCGCGTGGTGTGCCTGGTCGACCCGGTCGGCGACGTCTACGCCTGCCCGTTCGCGATCCACGACCGCTTCCGGGCGGGCAACGTCCGCGGCGACGGCGGATTCGAGCAGGTATGGCGGCACAGCGAGCTCTTCACCGGCCTGCGCAGTCCGCAGACCGGCGGCGCGTGCACGCAGTGCTTGGCGTACGACGCCTGCCGCGGCGGCTGCATGGCCGCGAAGTTCTTCACCGGCCTGCCGCTGGACGGCCCGGACCCGGAGTGCGTCAAGGGCAACGCCACCGGGGCGTTGGCCGAGGTCTCCGAGCGTCCGGGGCCCAGCGTCGACCACAGCCACACCGGCACGGTCCGCAACGCGCCGGTGCCGCTGGGGATGCCGACCGTGCGGCCGGCGTCGCCGTGCGACGAGAGCCCGCTGACCGCGCCGCGGACGTTGGGCTGA
- the mftF gene encoding mycofactocin biosynthesis glycosyltransferase MftF (Members of this protein family, MftF, are glycosyltransferases, members of PF00535 (glycosyl transferase family 2). The encoding gene is found as part of the mycofactocin cassette, in Mycobacterium tuberculosis, many other Actinobacteria, and occasional members of other lineages. Mycofactocin itself, a putative redox carrier, is a heavily modified derivative of the C-terminal Val-Tyr dipeptide of the mycofactocin precursor MftA (TIGR03969).), whose amino-acid sequence MSGALRIPEPPAGALPGEFGFTLAKSTRVRDGGRTLLAGERVLRLSATALDLMRGPGPVAGRDADTARLTRLLLDAGAAVPWWRDPPPPDLAVDDVTVVVPVRDRPEALARLLRGLPPHLPVVVVDDGSSDPAATARACAATGARLLRHPVSRGPAAARNTGLAAVETPYVAFCDSDVEPVPGWLGVLRRHLDDPALAAVAPRVHGRAPSPGDGWLDRYEQARSSLDLGPAPAAVRVRGQVAYLPSACLLARVAALGDGFDPALCSGEDVDLVWRLLAAGWRVRYDPDARVRHDHRTTLGPWLARKAFYGSSAAPLSARHPGAVAPLVVSPWSAAFTVAVLAQRRWSVPFAAAVAGAAVMGVRRRLATGAHPWRTAGVLVGHGAAASLRQAGTALTRHHWPLAALACLVSGRARRAVLVAAVADAWLDHRKVRPRLGLPPYLLARRLDDLAYGAGLWLGAWRERSMRALLPGLSRSTAARLGGRRYRDPGHVDSLR is encoded by the coding sequence GTGAGCGGGGCGCTGCGGATCCCCGAGCCGCCGGCCGGGGCGCTGCCGGGCGAGTTCGGCTTCACCCTCGCGAAGTCGACCCGGGTCCGCGACGGCGGCCGCACCCTGCTCGCCGGGGAGCGAGTGCTCCGACTCTCCGCGACCGCCCTCGACCTCATGCGCGGACCCGGTCCCGTTGCAGGCCGCGATGCCGACACGGCCCGGCTGACTCGGCTGCTCCTCGACGCGGGGGCGGCGGTCCCGTGGTGGCGCGACCCGCCGCCGCCCGACCTGGCCGTCGACGACGTCACCGTGGTCGTCCCGGTCCGGGACCGGCCCGAGGCGCTCGCCCGCCTGTTGCGCGGGCTGCCCCCGCACCTGCCCGTGGTCGTCGTGGACGACGGGTCCAGCGACCCGGCCGCCACGGCGCGCGCCTGCGCCGCGACCGGTGCGCGGCTGCTGCGTCACCCGGTGTCGCGCGGGCCGGCGGCCGCCCGGAACACCGGGCTGGCGGCGGTGGAGACGCCGTACGTCGCCTTCTGCGACTCCGACGTCGAGCCGGTCCCCGGGTGGCTCGGCGTGCTCCGCCGGCACCTCGACGACCCGGCCCTCGCGGCGGTCGCGCCACGGGTCCACGGGCGGGCTCCGAGCCCCGGCGACGGCTGGCTGGACCGCTACGAGCAGGCCCGCTCGTCCCTGGACCTCGGGCCGGCCCCCGCGGCGGTGCGGGTCCGCGGCCAGGTCGCCTACCTGCCCAGCGCCTGCCTGCTCGCCCGGGTCGCGGCGCTCGGCGACGGCTTCGACCCGGCCCTGTGCTCGGGGGAGGACGTGGACCTGGTGTGGCGGCTGCTCGCCGCCGGCTGGCGGGTGCGCTATGACCCTGACGCCCGCGTCCGCCACGACCATCGCACGACCCTGGGGCCGTGGCTGGCGCGCAAGGCGTTCTACGGCAGCTCGGCCGCGCCGCTGTCCGCGCGTCACCCCGGGGCGGTCGCACCGCTCGTGGTGAGCCCCTGGTCGGCGGCGTTCACCGTCGCGGTGCTGGCCCAGCGTCGCTGGTCCGTGCCGTTCGCCGCCGCCGTGGCCGGCGCCGCCGTCATGGGGGTACGGCGACGCCTCGCCACCGGGGCGCACCCCTGGCGGACCGCGGGCGTGCTGGTCGGCCACGGAGCCGCCGCGTCGCTCCGGCAGGCCGGCACCGCGCTCACCCGGCACCACTGGCCGCTCGCCGCGCTGGCCTGCCTGGTCTCGGGCCGGGCTCGACGGGCGGTGCTGGTCGCGGCGGTGGCCGACGCCTGGCTGGACCACCGGAAGGTGCGGCCCCGGCTCGGGCTGCCGCCGTACCTCCTCGCCCGTCGGCTGGACGACCTCGCCTACGGCGCCGGCCTGTGGCTCGGAGCCTGGCGGGAGCGCTCGATGCGGGCGCTGCTGCCGGGTCTGTCCCGAAGTACCGCTGCGCGGCTTGGCGGACGCCGCTACCGTGACCCCGGTCACGTCGATTCGTTGAGGTAG
- the mdo gene encoding NDMA-dependent methanol dehydrogenase (This methanol dehydrogenase is considered a nicotinoprotein, since its NADP cofactor remains is not dissociable, but instead remains permanently bound. A member of this family has been shown to act as a formaldehyde dismutase, able to convert two molecules of formaldehyde (plus one water molecule) into one of methanol and one of formate, with no net change in its redox state. More recently, it was shown in Mycobacterium smegmatis that this enzyme is critical to ethanol utilization, for which the biosynthesis of the cofactor-like electron carrier mycofactocin is also required.), with amino-acid sequence MQVDELLKPFPIKEFHPFPRALMGPGAHEMIGPEALKMGFRKTLVMTSGLRGTDIVHKIVESMKYHGLEVEVYDQVESNPKDYNVMDAVQQYQETECDSFVSIGGGSSHDACKGARVSVAHDGRNVNEFEGFNMSENPKNPPHIAVSTTAGTGSETSWAYVITDTTTDPDNPHKYVAFDDASVATLAIDDPVLYFDCPVDYTAQCGFDVLAHASEPYVSRLNFEPSLGNALRAVKLTAENLREATWNGQDLKGREGMMYAQYIAAQAFNSGGLGIIHSISHAVSAFYDTHHGLNNAIALPRVWAFNMPTHYKRFAEMAEVMGVDTYGMSDVQAADAALEAAIRLLRDVGITEKFTDVTQDSYSKNRLGQGPTKFYENSAVIKGDDEDVDRITNHVLGDACTPGNPKECTFETVRPVVDHTMNGDLDDLLS; translated from the coding sequence ATGCAGGTCGACGAGTTGCTCAAGCCGTTCCCGATCAAGGAGTTCCACCCGTTCCCCCGGGCTCTCATGGGGCCCGGCGCGCACGAGATGATCGGCCCCGAGGCCCTCAAGATGGGCTTCCGCAAGACCCTGGTGATGACCTCGGGGCTGCGGGGCACCGACATCGTGCACAAGATCGTGGAGTCGATGAAGTACCACGGCCTGGAGGTCGAGGTCTACGACCAGGTGGAGTCCAACCCCAAGGACTACAACGTCATGGACGCGGTCCAGCAGTACCAGGAGACCGAGTGCGACTCCTTCGTCTCCATCGGCGGCGGCTCCTCCCACGACGCGTGCAAGGGCGCGCGCGTCTCGGTCGCGCACGACGGTCGCAACGTCAACGAGTTCGAGGGCTTCAACATGTCCGAGAACCCGAAGAACCCGCCGCACATCGCCGTGTCCACGACGGCCGGCACCGGCTCGGAGACCTCGTGGGCCTACGTCATCACCGACACCACGACCGACCCGGACAACCCGCACAAGTACGTCGCTTTCGACGACGCCTCGGTGGCCACCTTGGCGATCGACGACCCGGTGCTCTACTTCGACTGCCCGGTCGACTACACCGCCCAGTGCGGCTTCGACGTGCTCGCGCACGCCTCGGAGCCCTACGTGTCCCGGCTGAACTTCGAGCCGTCCCTGGGCAACGCACTGCGCGCGGTCAAGCTGACCGCGGAGAACCTGCGCGAGGCCACCTGGAACGGCCAGGACCTCAAGGGCCGCGAGGGGATGATGTACGCCCAGTACATCGCCGCCCAGGCGTTCAACTCCGGCGGCCTCGGCATCATCCACTCGATCTCGCACGCGGTGAGCGCGTTCTACGACACCCACCACGGCCTCAACAACGCGATCGCGCTGCCGCGGGTGTGGGCGTTCAACATGCCCACGCACTACAAGCGGTTCGCCGAGATGGCCGAGGTGATGGGCGTGGACACCTACGGCATGAGCGACGTGCAGGCCGCGGATGCCGCGCTCGAGGCGGCCATCCGGCTGCTCCGCGACGTGGGCATCACCGAGAAGTTCACCGACGTCACCCAGGACAGCTACTCCAAGAACCGGCTCGGCCAGGGCCCGACGAAGTTCTACGAGAACTCCGCGGTGATCAAGGGCGACGACGAGGACGTGGACCGCATCACCAACCACGTGCTCGGCGACGCCTGCACGCCGGGCAACCCCAAGGAGTGCACCTTCGAGACCGTGCGCCCCGTGGTCGACCACACGATGAACGGCGACCTGGACGACCTGCTCAGCTGA
- a CDS encoding VWA domain-containing protein — protein MEGALHRFVRLLRLHGVRVSVSEAVDALEAAAQPGVLAEPEVLRSALLVSLVKDRRDVPAFHRVFDAFFGLKPVVQDDDAEHSHAHDDLADEGELQEFTLGDEPGDTPEQGHSHGKPMDLHQYFKPEDMAQQYNLHQEANRLDMAQMTDEIVLSKDQATGAGEAARVQLSTKRLHNPGAPGELIRSPGLEVEADLSVAEEMALLSWLADELPDAPEDLDPAAATSLAALREQLKPFLENLPERLRDHLQKLMAMEREVEEREIEAARAEVVDEQVRFELEESLRRLLRSLHGSPRPRRRTAARGTVDGSRTMRTNMKYDGVPFRPVTVSKVEDRPRLLVLCDVSLSVRMTSKFTLHLVHSLQSIATQVRTFAFVKDLVEITELFAEHRIEDALSLVMAGLPAGGVLDVDADSDYGHAFDTFLEQYGSALTRRTTVLVLGDGRGNGNDPRVSTFEEITRRARSTIWLTPEPRYSWTLGGCDLPLYAEYADRVQVVRNLRGLERVSTSMASAGEPA, from the coding sequence ATGGAGGGGGCCCTGCACCGGTTCGTCAGGCTGCTGCGACTGCACGGCGTCCGGGTGAGCGTGTCGGAGGCGGTCGACGCGCTGGAGGCGGCCGCCCAGCCCGGCGTACTCGCCGAGCCCGAGGTGCTCCGCTCCGCCCTGCTGGTCTCCCTGGTCAAGGACCGCCGGGACGTGCCGGCCTTCCACCGCGTCTTCGACGCGTTCTTCGGCCTCAAGCCGGTCGTGCAGGACGACGACGCCGAGCACTCGCACGCCCACGACGACCTCGCCGACGAGGGCGAGCTGCAGGAGTTCACCCTGGGCGACGAGCCCGGCGACACCCCCGAGCAGGGGCACAGCCACGGCAAGCCGATGGACCTGCACCAGTACTTCAAGCCCGAGGACATGGCCCAGCAGTACAACCTGCACCAGGAGGCCAACCGGCTGGACATGGCCCAGATGACCGACGAGATCGTGCTCAGCAAGGACCAGGCCACGGGTGCCGGCGAGGCGGCGCGGGTGCAGCTGTCCACGAAGCGGCTGCACAACCCAGGCGCGCCCGGCGAGCTGATCCGCAGCCCCGGCCTGGAGGTCGAGGCGGACCTCTCGGTCGCCGAGGAGATGGCGCTGCTGAGCTGGCTGGCCGACGAGCTGCCGGACGCCCCGGAGGACCTCGACCCGGCCGCCGCCACCTCGCTGGCCGCGCTGCGCGAGCAGCTCAAGCCGTTCCTGGAGAACCTCCCGGAGCGGCTGCGCGATCACCTGCAGAAGCTGATGGCGATGGAGCGCGAGGTCGAGGAGCGCGAGATCGAGGCCGCCCGTGCCGAAGTGGTCGACGAGCAGGTGCGCTTCGAGCTGGAGGAGAGCCTGCGCCGGCTGCTGCGCTCGCTGCACGGATCGCCCCGCCCGCGTCGCCGTACCGCCGCCCGCGGCACCGTCGACGGCAGCCGCACGATGCGCACGAACATGAAGTACGACGGCGTCCCGTTCCGCCCCGTCACCGTCAGCAAGGTCGAGGACCGGCCCCGGCTGCTGGTGCTGTGCGACGTGTCGCTGTCGGTGCGGATGACCTCGAAGTTCACCCTGCACCTGGTGCACTCGCTGCAGTCGATCGCCACCCAGGTGCGGACCTTCGCGTTCGTCAAGGACCTAGTCGAGATCACCGAGCTGTTCGCCGAGCACCGGATCGAGGACGCGCTCTCGCTGGTGATGGCAGGGCTGCCGGCCGGCGGTGTGCTCGACGTGGACGCGGACTCCGACTACGGCCACGCGTTCGACACCTTCCTGGAGCAGTACGGCTCCGCGCTCACCCGGCGCACCACCGTCCTCGTCCTCGGTGACGGGCGCGGCAACGGCAACGACCCGCGCGTCTCGACCTTCGAGGAGATCACCCGGCGGGCGCGCTCGACCATCTGGCTGACCCCGGAGCCGCGGTACTCCTGGACGCTGGGCGGGTGCGACCTGCCGCTCTATGCGGAGTACGCCGACCGGGTGCAGGTGGTGCGCAACCTGCGCGGTCTGGAGCGGGTCTCGACCTCGATGGCGAGCGCCGGGGAGCCGGCATGA
- a CDS encoding AAA family ATPase, translated as MTETPAPTGAFPFADVDEARTRFADAGYLTDDRLATTVYLQSRLDKPVLLEGPAGVGKTQLAASLAEVTGRRLLRLQCYEGQDESKALYEWDYGKQLLYTQILREKIGQLIEDAPDLHEAVERIAKQDSVFFSDRFLAPRPLLEAISSDEPVVLLIDEVDRADEALEAVLLELLSEFQISIPEVGTVVARHLPYVVLTSNNTRDLSAALKRRCLHLFLEYPSAERELEILRSKDTGLPDALAARLVEVVRDLRELELRKAPSISETIDWARTLAVLGVKELNAEVLSATLNVVVKYERDLTKAAAALPRILDPNAEVPDHLHGHGHGHGHGHGHTHSAESGRPSAPSSDDGDVDGREVRRNKDEPGRHDKAYYGKEGGSGGPKRVPSGQGKKSFAAGRARKRPV; from the coding sequence TTGACCGAGACACCCGCTCCCACCGGAGCCTTCCCGTTCGCCGACGTCGACGAGGCCCGCACCCGGTTCGCCGATGCCGGCTACCTCACCGACGACCGCCTCGCCACGACCGTCTACCTGCAGTCGCGCCTGGACAAGCCGGTCCTCCTGGAGGGCCCGGCCGGGGTGGGCAAGACCCAGCTCGCGGCCAGCCTCGCCGAGGTCACCGGTCGTCGCCTGCTGCGGCTGCAGTGCTACGAGGGCCAGGACGAGTCCAAGGCGCTCTACGAGTGGGACTACGGCAAGCAGCTGCTCTACACCCAGATCCTGCGGGAGAAGATCGGCCAGCTGATCGAGGACGCACCCGACCTGCACGAGGCGGTGGAGCGGATCGCCAAGCAGGACTCGGTGTTCTTCTCCGACCGGTTCCTCGCCCCGCGCCCGCTGCTGGAGGCGATCTCCTCCGACGAGCCGGTGGTGCTGCTGATCGACGAGGTCGACCGCGCGGACGAGGCGCTGGAGGCGGTGCTCCTGGAGCTGCTCAGCGAGTTCCAGATCTCCATCCCCGAGGTCGGCACGGTCGTCGCGCGGCATCTGCCCTATGTCGTCCTCACCTCCAACAACACCCGCGACCTGTCCGCGGCGCTCAAGCGACGCTGCCTGCACCTGTTCCTGGAGTACCCCTCCGCCGAGCGCGAGCTGGAGATCCTGCGCAGCAAGGACACCGGCCTCCCCGACGCACTGGCCGCGCGGCTGGTCGAGGTGGTGCGCGACCTGCGCGAGCTGGAGCTGCGCAAGGCCCCGAGCATCTCCGAGACGATCGACTGGGCCCGCACGCTGGCGGTCCTGGGCGTCAAGGAGCTCAACGCCGAGGTCCTCTCCGCCACCCTCAACGTGGTGGTGAAGTACGAGCGCGACCTGACCAAGGCGGCCGCGGCCCTCCCGCGGATCCTCGACCCGAACGCCGAGGTGCCCGACCACCTGCACGGTCACGGTCACGGGCACGGCCACGGCCACGGACACACGCACAGTGCGGAGTCGGGCCGGCCGAGCGCCCCGTCGTCCGACGACGGCGACGTCGACGGCCGGGAGGTACGCCGGAACAAGGACGAGCCCGGCCGCCACGACAAGGCGTACTACGGCAAGGAGGGCGGCAGCGGCGGACCCAAGCGGGTGCCCAGTGGTCAGGGGAAGAAGTCGTTCGCTGCGGGGCGTGCCCGCAAGCGCCCGGTCTGA
- the mftE gene encoding mycofactocin biosynthesis peptidyl-dipeptidase MftE, with protein sequence MGGDVRLGTHRWPEVTGRDGPLLLVPVGATEQHGPGLPVCTDTLVAVQVAETVARRRAAAGEDVLVAPAVSYGASGEHEDFPGTVSIGHDALRLLLVELGRSAGRWARGVVFVNGHGGNVPTVAGAVLTLREEGRAAAWTACAVEGGDAHAGATETSLLLVLAPALVRTDLLAPGETAPLPELMPRLRTAGVRAVSASGVLGDPTQASPEEGRRILERMVERIDGELAGLDVDERGRLASAPVAT encoded by the coding sequence GTGGGCGGCGACGTCCGCCTCGGGACGCATCGCTGGCCGGAGGTGACCGGCCGCGACGGACCGTTGCTGCTCGTGCCGGTGGGGGCGACCGAGCAGCACGGCCCCGGCCTGCCGGTGTGCACCGACACGCTGGTGGCGGTGCAGGTGGCCGAGACGGTGGCGAGGCGCCGCGCCGCCGCCGGGGAGGACGTGCTGGTGGCGCCGGCGGTGTCGTACGGCGCGAGCGGGGAGCATGAGGACTTCCCGGGGACGGTCTCGATCGGGCACGACGCGCTGCGCCTGCTGCTCGTCGAGCTCGGGCGGTCCGCCGGCCGCTGGGCCCGCGGGGTCGTCTTCGTCAACGGGCACGGCGGGAACGTGCCCACCGTGGCCGGGGCCGTGCTCACCCTGCGTGAGGAGGGGCGGGCGGCCGCGTGGACCGCGTGTGCGGTCGAGGGCGGCGACGCGCATGCCGGTGCCACGGAGACCTCGCTGCTGCTCGTGCTGGCCCCCGCCCTGGTCCGCACCGACCTGCTCGCGCCGGGGGAGACCGCCCCGCTGCCGGAGCTGATGCCGCGCCTGCGGACCGCGGGGGTGCGGGCGGTGTCGGCCTCGGGCGTCCTGGGCGACCCGACGCAGGCGAGCCCGGAGGAGGGGCGCCGCATCCTGGAGCGGATGGTCGAGCGGATCGACGGCGAGCTGGCCGGGCTGGACGTGGACGAGCGGGGGAGGCTCGCCTCGGCCCCGGTGGCGACGTGA
- the mftA gene encoding mycofactocin precursor MftA (Mycofactocin is a small molecule electron carrier derived from the final two amino acids, Val-Tyr, of MftA, the mycofactocin precursor. It plays a role in redox homeostasis and the metabolism of alcohols and aldehydes in Actinobacteria, including Mycobacterium tuberculosis.) — protein sequence MTDPQHDQQEPQETAADLVAEDLVEEVSIDGMCGVY from the coding sequence ATGACCGACCCGCAGCACGACCAGCAGGAACCCCAGGAGACCGCCGCGGACCTCGTCGCCGAGGACCTGGTGGAGGAGGTCTCGATCGACGGGATGTGTGGCGTCTACTGA